A window of Belonocnema kinseyi isolate 2016_QV_RU_SX_M_011 chromosome 9, B_treatae_v1, whole genome shotgun sequence contains these coding sequences:
- the LOC117180655 gene encoding UDP-glucuronosyltransferase 1-5-like, translating to MKINGDQIKLREAVEHESKLFRDRPMSPMDTANFWVQYIMRNGEDSLKSPAVNLYWWEVALLDVYGFILLGCIAIIDLAIFTTKVAVRRCFKAYTTFSEINKKNQLNY from the exons ATGAAGATAAATGGAGATCAAATAAAGTTAAG GGAAGCTGTAGAACATGAATCAAAACTTTTTCGCGATAGGCCAATGAGTCCTATGGATACGGCAAATTTTTGGGTCCAATATATCATGAGAAATGGAgaagattctttaaaatcaccAGCAGTGAATCTTTATTGGTGGGAAGTTGCTCTCTTAGATGTGTACGGATTTATTCTTCTGGGCTGTATTGCGATCATTGATTTAGCTATATTCACTACGAAGGTTGCTGTGAGAAGATGTTTCAAAGCATATACTacgttttctgaaattaataaaaaaaatcaactaaactATTGA
- the LOC117179919 gene encoding LOW QUALITY PROTEIN: UDP-glucuronosyltransferase 1-8-like (The sequence of the model RefSeq protein was modified relative to this genomic sequence to represent the inferred CDS: substituted 1 base at 1 genomic stop codon) → MSPFRKLLVLLIIYVDIMETRTERILGVFPLNIKSHTKVFNALMKGLARKGHQIDVITHFQLQDPPKNYRTIVNLNGTRRFSANNLSIECISEKYGDVTAFYSLTGNDMCNLLSVKEMQNVIKNSSHEPPYDLVITQVLAANCYIGLGYVFKVPVITVATNVELPWTVDGVGSPTATAIYTDAFMKTYKVLTFWERLQNTLHSHTSKYRYCMYTEKAQTGAMRKYLSPDIPGVREIERTVALTLINSYFNPFGIKPSTPGLIEIGGIHIEEDDSKLTPELERWMNESTNGVIYFTFGSMILIETLPEESLLAFYKSFXKIAPMRVLMKIVDKTKLLPGLPDNVRTSLWIPQIPVLKHHNTRLFITHGGMLGIQEALYYKVPMIGIPFLSDQFRNVETLVSKNIGIRLDYNKISSQSLDNALSAILNDPKYRETIELESHLFSDRPMSPMDTACFWVEYILRNGGDSLRSPAVNLYWWEVALLDVYGFIFFSFAALIYLIIFTVKMFVRKCLKNVTISTQVTKKRD, encoded by the exons ATGTCTCCTTTTCGAAAATTACTcgtattattgattatttatgtTGATATTATGGAGACACGTACGGAAAGGATATTGGGTGTTTTTCCTTTGAACATAAAGAGTCACACTAAAGTTTTCAATGCTTTGATGAAAGGTTTAGCAAGAAAAGGGCATCAAATCGACGTTATTACACATTTTCAGCTACAAGACCCACCAAAAAATTACAGAACTATTGTCAATTTAAATGGTACTAGAAGATTTTCAGCGAACAATTTATCCATtgaatgtatttctgaaaaatatggaGATGTAACAGCCTTTTATTCACTTACTGGAAACGACATGTGCAATTTATTATCCGTTAAAGAAAtgcaaaatgttattaaaaattcatctcacgAGCCACCATACGATCTCGTAATAACCCAG GTACTCGCAGCAAATTGCTATATTGGATTGGGATATGTTTTCAAGGTGCCTGTGATAACTGTTGCTACGAATGTGGAATTGCCATGGACTGTTGATGGAGTTGGAAGCCCTACAGCCACTGCTATTTATACAGACGCCTTTATGAAAACATATAAGGTTTTAACATTTTGGGAACGATTACAAAATACACTGCATTCTCATACTTCTAAATACAGATACTGCATGTACACAGAGAAAGCACAAACCGGGGCCATGAGAAAATATTTAAGTCCTGATATACCAGGCGTTCGAGAAATAGAAAGAACTGTGGCTTTAACTCTTATTAATTCCTATTTTAACCCATTTGGTATTAAACCTTCAACCCCAGGCTTAATAGAAATTGGTGGTATACATATAGAAGAAGATGATTCCAAATTGACTCCC GAGCTCGAACGCTGGATGAACGAAAGCACAAATGGAGTTATCTACTTTACATTCGGATCTATGATACTCATAGAAACTCTACCAGAAGAATCCCTTCTTgcattttataaatctttttaaaaaattgctccaATGAGGGTGCTAATGAAAATCGTAGACAAAACTAAACTCCTCCCAGGTCTGCCAGACAATGTTCGAACGTCTTTATGGATTCCTCAAATACCTGTCTTAA AACACCACAATACGAGATTATTCATAACACATGGCGGTATGTTGGGAATACAGGAAGCTCTTTATTACAAAGTTCCCATGATAGGGATACCATTTCTATCTGATCAGTTTCGAAATGTAGAAACTCTTGTAAGCAAAAATATTGGCATCCGTCTGGATTACAACAAAATATCTTCGCAATCTTTGGATAATGCTCTCAGTGCCATTCTTAATGACCCTAAATACAG AGAAACTATAGAACTTGAATCTCACCTTTTCAGCGATAGGCCAATGAGTCCTATGGACACGGCATGTTTTTGGGTCGAATATATCTTGAGAAATGGAGGAGATTCTTTAAGATCACCAGCAGTGAACCTCTATTGGTGGGAAGTTGCTCTTTTAGATGTGTacggatttattttttttagctttgctgcgttaatttatttaattatatttactgTCAAGATGTttgtaagaaaatgtttaaaaaatgtaactatatctaCTCAAGTTACTAAAAAAAGGGATTAA